DNA sequence from the Bacillota bacterium genome:
CGGCGTACGCGCCCATGGCGACGCGATCGAACATCGTCTCGCAGTGATTGTACAGCCCCCGCCGGCAGGCGCTGCATTCGCGGCACGGCGCCGTGGGAACCCACATGATCGCGTCCCCGGGCGAGAACGCCTCGACGCCCGGGCCTACCGCCGCCACAAGGCCCGCCGCCTCGTGGCCCAGCGGCCCCGGCACTTTCAGCTTCGCATGCCCCCGGCGCAGCGTCTTCAGATCCGTCGCGCACGTGAGCGCGGTATGGATGCGGACCAGCAATTCGCCCGGGCCCGGCTCGGGCACGGGCAGCTCCCGGAAGACGAGCGAGCCCACTCGCTCGACGTAGGCTTGCTTCATGAAACGACATCACTCCTTGGGCGAGACGTCACCTGACGACGAAGTAGAAGCGGGCCGCCGGCCGACCCTGCCAGTAGAGGATCAGCTCGTGCACGCCCGGCCGCTGGAAGCGGATGTTGCGCCACGTCCCTTCCAGCGTCTGCGTCCAGTTGTCTTCCTCGGCCCGCACGGTGGCGAAGCTGATGCGCTCCAGCTCGTTGCCGGCCGGGTCCAGCAGCGCCATGGCCAGCTGGTGGCTGCCACGGGGCAAGATGACTTGGGTCAACGTCTGGAAGGACACGGTGCCGCGCTCGAAGCCGACCAGGACGTCTTGCGCGATAAAGCCGCCGTCGGCCGTGCGCACGACGCGCGTCGTCAGCACGTGGTTGCTGACCAGCAGGCTCGCCTGCGCATGCACGGCGGGCGCGGCCAGCGGGCCCGTGGCCAGCGGCGTCAGCGCCTCCAGCAGCCAGCCGCCCGCGACGAGCAGCAAAGCCGCGGCTGCGGCGACGACGCTGCGCCGGGCCAGGCGTTTGCAGGAAGCGACGAGTGAACGGATGAACGCCCGCGTGGATGAAGGAACGGACGAATGCACGGATGTACGTACGGATGGGCGCGCGGATGCACGTACGGATGCATGTGCGGACGTACGCACGGATTCGTCGACGGGCCGCGAAATGACCGACGAGGGGCCCATGCGGTTGCGAAACGTTGGCGTGAGGACGGCTCTCACGGGATCAAGAAACCTCCTTTCAGCTGCGCGGGCGGGTGGGTGACCGGGGCGCCGGAAACGGCGGAGGCGCTGGCAACGCCAAGCGTGGCGCGAATCGGGGCGCCCGAGGGCGATTCGGGCTCCCCAGGCACCGAAAGTGCCGAAAGCGCGCCGGCCGCCGGCACGACGGCTGCGTCGCCCGTGGCCGCCGCGGCGACGCCGCGTGTCGTCAGGCCCGACGCGCTTGCGAAGTTCACGTCCGAAAGCGCCAAGATGGTGCCTCCCGGCCACGACCGGCCGACGGAGCCTTCGCCGCCCGCCGGCCCGCCTCCGGGCAGCGAGGGCAAGAATGGCTGGCCGCCGAGCAGGATCGCCAGCAGCAACACAGCTGCGGCGGCCGCCCAGGCCGGGCGCAGCGGGCGCGGCCGCGCCCGCGACGACGCTGCCGCCGCCTTTTCCCGCGCCGCTTGCGCCAGTACGCTGTCCACGAACGCCGCCCGGACGGGCTCTCGCAGTCCTGGGTCGGCCGCGGCGGCTCGCACTTGCGCCGACAGCCGCCAGTACGCGTCGAGATCCGCCCGGCACGCCGCGCACATGGCCGCGTGCTCCAGCAAACGAGCGCCCAGCGGGTCGCCGGGGCCGCCGACGACCAGCGCGGCCCATTCGTCTTCCGAAAATCGTCCGCATCCCAGCGGCCGCCGCTCAGCCATGGCCCATCCTCCCTTGAGCTTTCGGCGGTTCGGCGGAGCGCTCCTGCATATAAGCCCGCAGCTTGCGCAAACCGTCAAAAATGCGCTTCTTTACTGTACCAACCTGCACGCCCGTAACTTCGGCGATACGCTCCTGCCGCCAGCCCAGCCCGTGAAACAGCAGCACCGCCTGCCTTTGCTCCGGCGTCAGCGGCGCCTTCGCCAGCGCCTCCCGCAGCAGCTCCCGCTCCCACGCCTCCGCCACTTGCTCGTCGGGCGAAGGCCAGCCTTCCGGCCAGCGCGCGCCCAATCCGCCGCCCGGCGGCCAGTTGCTTCCGAGGGCGCCGTCTACGGCGCTGCCCGCCCAAAGCTCGCCCGGCGCCGCCGCCGACGCTTCCTCCCACACGTGCCGGCGCCGCCTCTCCCGCCAGCGGTCCCGCAGCAGCGTGCGCATCTCGTTGCGGGCGATGGCGTACAGCCACGTGCCGAACTGCACCCGCTGTCCCAGCGGCCCGCGGCCGCGAAAGGTTGCGAGTTTCGCCGCCATGCGGCAGCACGCCGCGTGGGTGATGGCCCAGGCGTCGTCCTGCATCCGCTCGTACAGGTCCGGTCCCCCGGCGTGCAGGACGTCGGTCAGGTAGCTGCCCCGCGCGTGGCGCTCGCACAGCATGGCCAAGACGTTGGGAAAGAGGAACTCCATGGCCCAGGCGATAAGCTGCCGCAGCGCTTCCTCATCGCCCGCCCTGGCCGCCTCCACCAGCTGGTTGACGTGTGCCGCTTCGCGTTGATCCACGGCCGTCCTCCAACCTATAAGAAACCCGTGCCGGCTCGCAGGTTACCGGCGTGGCCGCCGACCGGCTCCGAAGCGGACCCGCGGGGGCAGGACGGGAGGGCCTCGCGCCGGACGCGCTGGCCTTTCGGCGCGGTGGCTTCTTTCTTTTCCGCGCCTTGGTAACCAACGGTCCGCTTGCAGCTTCCAACGTGGCGGAAACCGGAAGCGAAAGGGGAGTTTTCCATGTTCAACGCCCGTTGGAGCGGCAAGCGCAATAAATTGTTCGGCTTCCATTGTACAGCAACGCGCCCGATCGCAACCCGCCCGGCCGGTGTCCGCCCGGCGAGGCCGGGGAAGGCCATGGCGGCTGCGCTGGCGTGGCTCACGGCGGCCGCCGTGCTGGCCGTTTTCGCCGCGGCGGCGCAGGCGCAGCCGTCCCGCACCTGGCGCGAGATGTTCGACCTGCAGCCCGGCGTGACGTACACGTACACGCTGACCTATGAGTCTGACAGCCGTGGCGGGAGGCCGCCGTGGCTGTGGGTGACGCCGGACGGCTGGTCGTGGGACGGCTGGTCTTGGGAAGGCCCGGGCAGGGGCGGCCAGCGCGTCATCGCGGGACAGCTCAACCTGTACCGCACGGGCGGCGGCCGGGACGAAGTGCGCTTCTGGTTCGTGTTCGGCGACGTGCGCGTCAACGGCAGCGCGCCGGTCGATCCGCAGGCGGTGGCGGGCGCCGTGCTGGTGGCGGCGCTGACGGGTCCCGACCCGCTGCCCGGCGAGGCCGTGCGTCTACTGGCGACGGCGTTCCACTGGACCTTGTGGCGCGACCTGTTCGCCCAGGCCACGTTCCGGGACGGCTTCGTGTGGGAGTCGCTGCAAAACCCGGCCTACCGCTTCACCGCCCGGCAGCGCGGGTTTGCGCTGTACGAAGGCGAGGTTACTCGCGGCCGCGACGTGGTGCTGGAGCTGACCATCGACTTGACCAAGCCGCTGCCGCTGGAGATCGTCGCCTACGACGGCCGCGACCGCTACGAAGCGGTGCTGGTGTCGTCGCCGGTTGCCGGCCCGCGGCGGTAAGCGGCCGGGCGGCGCGGGCGCGGAAAGGAGCGAAGCAGCATGAGCTTTCGGCGACTGGCGGAACGCATGCGGAGACCGGGCTGGTGGAGGGCCCTGGCGCTCCTGGCATTGGCGCTGGCGGCGGCAGGCTGCCACTGGCTCGACGGCGGAGACCGGCCCGGCATGATTTACGGCAGAGCGCAGGCGGAAGTGGGTGGGGTGTTCCTGCCGCTTTCGGACGTGCGCGTCGCGGCGTCGGGCGCGACCAACGCGGTCACCCATACTCGCCGCGACGGCGGCTTCACCCTGGCCCGCCTCAACGAGGGCCCGCACACGGTGCAACTGCAGGCGCTGCACGGGACCTACCACCGTTCGGTCTTCGTGCACGGAAAGCACGAGCTGCCCTTCGTCGTCAAGCCAGCAGACATCTCCGCCGCCCTCTTCTTTGAACTGTCGGGACTGAAGCGGGTGGACGTGGACGACGACGGACGCTTGTTTTGGTACTACGGCGAGCTGGTGCGCTGGGAGAAGCCGCTCGTCTCGGTGTATATGGACTTGGCGACGGCGCCTCCGGAGGTGGACTGGCGCACGGTCGAAGAGTATTGGAAGGAATTAGAACGCTGGGAGGCGTACCTCGGTAACAAAGTCCGCTTCACGAAAGCCAACAGCCCCGAAAAGGCTGACATCTACGTACAGTGGGCGCCTCCGGATTCCATGTGGCCGCAGGTGGGGGTAGCCCGGCACACGGCCCGCTACGTGGACGGCTCCCTGAAGCGGGTTGACATCGAGATCGACGCGGCGTGGGCGCGTTACCCCGGCTTGTGGGCCCACGAGCTGGCGCACGCTATGGGCGTGATGCACGTATCTGACCCCAGTTCGGTCATGTACCCCATTCTCGCCGGTGATCAGCGCTCGACGCTGTCGCCGCGGGAGGTCGATCACGTGCGGCTCATGTACGACGTGCCGTCGGGTCAGCGGCTGGCTAGCGGGCTGCGGGTCGCGGCCGAGGGGTGGACGGAGCCGGAAGCCGTCGAAGAGGAGCGGCCCAGCGGCGTCCGCACGGGCGTCCTGCGGGTGGCGCCGGATTTGCGGCCGTAGAAAATTTCTTCACGGGACGTTTGTCCCCGCCCTTTGTCCACACCGGCCGAACCGCTTGCACCTAGCGGGGGCGCGATGCCTCTGCTAGAGTATTAATAACCGGAAACGCGTATAGTTTTACAGAACAGGCGGGAGCGCATATGAGAATCGCCGTGGCAAAAGAAATCGTCAAAGGAGAGCGCCGGGTGGCGCTGGTGCCGGACGGCGTCGCGAAGCTGAAAGCCGCGGGATTCACCGTGGCGGTGCAGAAAGGCGCGGGCGAAGCGGCCTTCTTCAGCGACGCGGACTATGAAAAGGCCGGCGCGGAGTTGGTCGAGGACAAGCGGAAGCTGTGGGGCGAGGCCGACATCGTCCTGAAAGTGCAGCGCCCGGTCATGGATGAAGAGTTGGGCGTGCACGAGGTGGAGCTGCCCAAAGAAGGCGGCGTGCTGGTCGGCATGCTGAACACGCTCTACGAGCCGCAGATCGCCAAGCGGCTCGCGGAGCGCAACGTGACGGGCATCGGCTTGGAGGCCATTCCCCGCATCGCGCGGGCGCAGAGCATGGACGTTCTCTCCTCGATGGCGTCCATCGCCGGCTACCGGGCGACCATCATCGCAGCGTACCACCTGTCCCGGTACATGCCGCTGCTCATCACCGCGGCGGGCACGGTGGCGCCGGCCAGGGGCCTCATCCTCGGCGCGGGCGTCGCGGGCTTGCAGGCCATCGCGACGGCGCGGCGGCTGGGCGCGGTGCTGGAGGCGTTCGACGTGCGGCCGCAGGTGAAGGAAGAAGTCCAGAGCCTGGGCGCGACGTTCGTTGAAGTCGACTACGGCGTCGACACCGTGGCCGAGGGCGGCTACGCCAAGGAGCTGCCGCCGGACGCGCTGGAGCGGCAGCGGGCGGCCATTCACGAGCGCATCCGCGGCGTGGACTTCGTCATTTCCACCGCGGCGGTTCCGGGCAAGCGGGCGCCGCTGCTCATCACGAAAGAGATGGTCCGGGACATGAAGCCGGGCTCGGTCATCGTGGACATCGCCGCGGAGACGGGCGGCAACTGCGAGCTGACCAAGCCGGGCGAGACGGTGGTCGTGAACGGCGTCACCATCATCGGTGCGGTGAATCTGCCCAGCGACATGGCGACGGTAGCGAGCCAGTTCTTCTCTCGCAACGTCACCAACCTGCTGCTGCACATGACGAAGGACGGCCGGCTGACGTTCGACTTCAACGACACCATCACGGCGGGCGTCGTCATCACCCACGCCGGCGAGGTGCGCCACGAGCCGACGAAAGCGCTGCTGTCGAAGAAGGAGTGAGCCTGCATGGGAGAAGAGCTGGTCATCGCAATCTACTTGCTCGTTCTGGCCGCAATTGCGGGCTATGAGGTCATTACGAAAGTGCCCCCGATTTTGCACACGCCGCTCATGTCGGGCACCAACGCCATTTCGGGCGTCGTCGTCATCGGCGCGTTGCTGGTGACGTTGTCCAATGAGCCGGGCCTCCTGCAAGGTCTGGGGTTCTTGGCCATCATCCTGGCTACTATCAACGTCGTCGGCGGCTTTTTGGTCACCGACCGGATGCTGGGCATGTTCAAGCGGCGGGAAGGTGACAAGCGGTGATAAGTGAAGTCATTTGGGTCGAGGCCATATACATCGTCGCGGCGGTACTGTTCTTGCTCGGCATCAAGCGGCTCGGGTCGCCGGCGACGGCTCGGTCGGGCAACATCATGGCGGCCATCGGCGCTTTGCTGGCCATCGGTTCGACGTTCTTCTACGCGGGCAACCTGAACTACGTAGTGATCGTCCTGGCGCTGGCCATCGGTTCCCTCATCGGCGCGGTGTGGGCGTACAAGGTCCCGATGACCGCCATGCCGCAGACGGTCGCGCTGTTTAACGGCTTCGGCGGCGGCGCTTCGGCGCTCATCGCGATCGCCGAGTACTTGCGCGTGCGCATGGCGGGCCTTCCGTTTGACCCGTACAGCGCCCTGAGCATCGGGTTCGGCGGCGCGGTCGGCGCGTTGACGTTTTCGGGCAGCGTCATCGCGTTCGCCAAGCTGCAGGAACTGATGGACGGCCGGCCCACCGTCTATAAGTACCAGAACGAGACCAACATGATCATGATGGCGGCCACGGTCATTCTGTGGATCGCCATGGCGTTCTATCCGAGCCCGTGGGTGTTCACGCTGGTGATGCTGCTGCCGTTTATCGTGGGCGTCACGGGGGTTATCCGCATCGGCGGCGCGGACATGCCGGTCGTCATTTCGCTCCTGAACTCGTTCTCCGGCGTGGCCATGGCCGGCGCGGGCTTCATCATCCACAACAGCATCCTGATCGTGGCGGGCGCCACGGTCGGCGCTTCGGGTCTCATCCTGACGGAGATTATGGCGCGGGCCATGAACCGGACGCTGGGCAACATCTTGTTCAGCGCCTTCGGCTCCGAAGTGGCTGCAGTGGGCCAGGCGCAGGAGAAGGCGGTCCGGTCCGTCACCCCCGAGGAAGCAGCCATGGTGCTGGCCTATGCCCAATCGGTCATCGTGGTGCCGGGTTACGGCTTGGCGGTGGCGCAGGCGCAGCATGATTTGGCGGAGCTGGGTGCGCTGCTGGAGAAGCGCGGCATCTCGGTCAAGTACGCCATTCACCCGGTGGCGGGCCGCATGCCGGGCCACATGAACGTGCTGCTGGCCGAGGCCAACGTGCCGTACGACAAGCTGTACGATCTCGATGAGATCAACCACGAGTTCGAGCGCACCGACGTCGTCATCGTCATCGGCGCCAACGACGTGGTGAACCCGGACGCGCGCACGAATCCGGACAGCCCGCTGTACGGCATGCCGATTCTGGATGCGGACAAAGCCAAGAGCGTGCTGGTCCTCAAGCGCAGCATGAATCCGGGCTTCTCCGGCGTCGACAACCCGCTGTTCTACCTGGAGAAGACGATGATGCTCTTTGGCGACGCCAAGAAGTCGGTCGTCGCGCTGGTGAACGAGATCAAGAACTTGTAACGGTAAGCCGTACGCCGGCCGCGGGCGGCGGCGGGCGGGACGCGGCGGGAGAGCCGCGCCGGTCGGCAAGCCGCGGGGAAGCGGCATGGCGGCGCGGCGAGCGAAAAGGCATAAAGGGGCAGGCTCCGCGCCGCGGAGCCTGCTCTTTTGCTGTGCCGGATCTGAGCATCGGGTCTCATTGTTGGACGTATCGCTGTTGACGCGCCAATTTGACATTTCCTCTGCTAAAATGAAGCTAACCGCATATCCCGTGCGGCGACGCGCTTTTCGACGGCTTCCCGGAATTCTCGGCACGACGTAAGGCGGGCAATACCCTTGGCGATCCCGTACTACCGGCGCAATCTGTATGTCCTCTGGTTCGCGGTCTTTCTCGTATCCGCCAGCTGGACGCAGGTCATCCCGTTCTTGCCCCTTTTCCTGGCGGAGCTAGGCGTCGAAGAAAACCTCGACTTCTGGTCAGGCCTGGCGGTGAGCGCTCACTTCGTTACGGGCATGATCATGCAGCCCATCTGGGGCAAGATCGGCGACCGCTACGGCCGCAAGCCGATGCTGGTGCGCGCCGGCCTGTCGCTGAGCCTCATCTACTTTTTGACCAGCTTGTCTACGCAGCCGTGGCACGTGGTGGTGGCGCGGCTGGCCAACGGGGCCCTAACCGGCTTCATCCCCATGTCCATTTCCCTGATCGGCACCAACACGCCGCCGCCATTCTCGGCCCGCTACGTCGCCTCCGTGCAGACCGCCTCAGCCATCGGCACCATCGTCGGCCCCGTGCTCGGCGGTACGCTGGCCGCCGTGTTCGGCGTGCGCGGGTCGCTGCGGGTCTCGTCGGCTCTGGTGTTCATCTCGGCGCTGCTGGCCATTCTGTTCGTGCAGGAGCGGCGCAAGCCTGCGGCCAGCGCGCCGACGACGTTGGCGGCCGACTTCCGCACGGCGCTGCGCATGCCGGTGATGCTGGTGGCGCTGTTTTCCAGCCTCGTGGGGCAAATGGCGTCTATGAGCACGCAGACGGTGCTGGTGCTGAAGGTGGAGTCGATGGTGGGGCCGGAGAGCTCGGCGCTCTGGTCGGGCGTCATCTTGTCGCTGCCGGGCGTAGCTTTCGCGATGAGCGCGACGCGCTGGGTGGCGCAGCTGGAGAGGCGGTCGGTGTATGCGGTGCTGGCGGGAGCCTTCGTCGGCACGGGCGTGGGCTACGTGCTGGCGGGCCTGACCGGCTCCATCTGGGTATTCGTGCTGCTCTTCTTCGCAGCCAGCGTGTTTGCTTCGGCTTTCCGGCCGCTGGCCGCGGCCATGATCACGACCGGCGTGGAGGCGGATTTCCGCGGGCGGGCCTTCGGGATGCAGACTTCGGCGGCGACGCTGGGGGGCTTTCTCGGGCCCCTGTTCGCCGGATTCGTGGCCGATCACTTCGGCCGCTCGGCGGTGTTCGTGGCCATGGGCTTCATCTTGCTGGCGAGCCCGCTGCTGGTGCGGCGGCCGGCGTTGGCGCTGGGGGGCGTGGGCGCCGCCGCGGGGCGGACGGAGACCGCTGGGGAAGGCGCAGCCGGCGTCACCGGAGGGCCGGAAGCGGGCAAGATCGCGGCCGGGACGACGGGCGGACGGTTGGAGGCGGGGCGAGGCGGCGGCGGGGTCGCCGGCGGCGAGTCGGAGGCGGTCGCCGGAAAAGAGTAGCCTAGCCCTCGCCGTGGCAAACTGACGGCGGGGGTATGCGCGATGGCAGACTTGACGGCGGCGGAGCTCCACAACTTACACGAGCTCATCTGGATGGAAGCGGCCATGTTCGAGAAATTCCGCCATTACCGGGAGCAGGCGGAAGGCGAACACGTGCGCAAGCTGTGCGACCAGCTGGCGGACCGGTCGCGGCAGCACCTGACGGCTTTGTCACAGCTGCTGGCGCAGGGAGGAGGGGCTTCGTCGTGGCAATGAGCGAGGCGGCGGTGCTGCGGGATTTGCTGGACACGCTGAAGCACGCCTCCGCGTGCTATTTGCGGGCGGCGCACGAAGCGGCCGACAACGACTTGCGCCGGACGTTCGAGGGCATCGCCGTGGACAAGAGCGAGCAGAAGAACGCCGTCTTCAACCTGATGCGGCAGGCGGGGCATTACGAGACGAAACCGGCCGCGGAGGACCACATGCTTGAGCTGAAACGCCAGTGCGACGACTTTTTGGCTCGCATCGGGACAGACCGGCCGGTCGAGCGGGAACTGCGGCGCAACTGACGTTGCGTCGCCGGCCGCCGCCCCCTTGTATGTTCTTGCTATTTCGTTGTATAACTAGCCGTCGACACCGCGGCGGTGCTTCCATCTCCTCCACCCTCTGGCGGTGCCGCACATTCTGCCATCAACAGTGGGGTAATCACCATGGCGAAGACGTTTCGAAAAGTGGTTTTGGCGTACTCGGGCGGCCTGGACACGTCGATCATCATTCCGTGGCTCAAGGAAACGTACGGCTGCGAAGTGGTCGCCTACGTGGCCAACGTAGGTCAGGGCGACGAGTTGGAAGGCATCGAGGAGAAGGCGTTGCGGAGCGGCGCTTCGCAGGTGTTCGTGGAAGACCTGCGGCGCGAGTTCGTGCAGGACTACATCTTCCCGGTCCTGCGGGCGGGCGCCATTTACGAAGGAAAGTATCTGCTGGGCACGTCGATGGCCCGGCCGGTCATCGCGAAGCGGCAAGTGGAAATCGCGCACAAGGTGGGCGCCGACGCGGTGGCGCACGGCGCGACGGGCAAAGGCAACGACCAGGTGCGCTTCGAGCTGGCGTACAAGGCCCTCGACCCCTTGCTGGCCGTCATCGCGCCGTGGCGCGAGTGGCACATCCGCTCTCGCGAGGACGCCATGGAGTATGCCGCGGCCCGCAACATCCCGGTGCCGGTGACCAAGGACAAGCCGTACAGCATGGACCGCAATCTCTGGCACATCAGCTACGAGGGCGGCATCCTGGAGGATCCGGCCCAAGAGCCGCCGGAAGACGTGTTCCGCTGGACCGCGTCGCCCGAGAAGGCCCCCGACGAGCCGGAGTACGTGGAGATCGGCTTTGAGAAAGGCTACCCGGTGTCGGTGAACGGGACGTCGTGCGATCCCGTCACGCTGCTGGAGAAGCTGAACGCCATCGGCAGCCGCCACGGGGTCGGGCGTGTCGATATCGTGGAAAACCGCCTGGTGGGCATGAAGTCGCGCGGGGTGTACGAAACGCCGGGCGGGACGCTGCTGCACGCGGCGCACCGTGAGTTGGAAGCGCTGACCATCGACCGGGACACGCTGCACTTCGTCGCTGGAGGAGCTGCGCCGCTTCAGCGCAGTCATCGAGGAGGACGTGTACGAGGCGCTGGACGTGCGGCGGTGCGTGGAAGCGCGGCAGAGCCCCGGCGGCACGGCGCCTGCGGCCGTGGAGGAAGCGCTGCGGCGCGCCCGAGAGCTGCTGAGCCGGTAGCTTCCGTCGCCCGCGCCGAAGCCGGCGCGTTGAACGCGCGGGCCGAGGCCGCCGCATTGGGCGTTCGGACCAAGCCCGCGGCATTGGCCGGACGACTCCGATACATTGGCCGGGCGACTCCTATATTTGCAGCTCCACCTTGTACTCCCGCAGCCACAGATCGACCTCGATCAAATACGCGCAAAACTGCGGGCCGGCCATCAGCTGCCCGAACCAGGGCTCGGCCGCCGTCGGGCCGGCGGAGGCTATGCCGCGCACGGCGGGCACGTCGAGCAGGGGTGCCAGGGGCGAGGCCGGGTCGCCCAGGATGTCCAGCAGCCCGCGGCGCACCGCCTCGGCATACTCCGGCTGGTGGGTCTTCGGGTACGGGCTCTTGCGCCGCTGCAAGATCGCGCCGGGAAGCACGCCCGCCAGCGCCCGCCGCAGCAGGCCTTTCTCCCGCCCGTCGCAGTTTTTCATCGCCCACGGCACGTTCCACACGTACTCCACCAGCCGGTGGTCCGCGAACGGCACCCGTACCGCCAGGCCCGCGGCCATGCTCATGCGGTCTTGGCGGTTGAGCAGCGTCGCCATGAACCACGTGAGGCTCAAATAGGCCACTTCGCGCAGGCGGCGCTCGCGGGGCGGCTCTCCGGGCAGGTGTGGCACTTCCGCCAGGCTTTCCCGGTAGCGCTGCGCCGCGTACTCTTCCGGCCGGATTTTCTCTCGCAGCCACGGCGCCAGCCACGATGCCCGCCAAGCGACCGCGCGCGACCACGGGAACGTATCGGCCCACAGCAGCTCTTCCCGGTGAAACCACGGATAGCCGCCGAAAACTTCGTCCGCGCCCTCGCCCGAGAGGGCAACGGCCGCTTCTTTCCCGATCTCGCGGCAGAACAGGTACAGCGACGTGTCGACGTCGGCCATGCCGGGCAAGTCGCGGGCGCGCACGGCCGCCGGCAGCGCCTCGGCTAGCGCGCGGGCATCGAGGAGCACCGTGCGGTGGGCGGTGCCGAAGCGCCTCGCCATGAGCTCGATGTAGGGGGCGTCGGCGTCGGGTTGGTAGGCGCTGGGCTGGAAATGCTGCGCGTTGCCGGCGTAGTCCACGGAATACGTCGGCAGCGGGCCCACTCCCCGTTCCGCGCAGGCTGCGGCGGCGAAGGCCGTGACGGCGCTGGAGTCCAGGCCTCCGGACAGCAGCGTGCAGATGGGCGCGCTGGCCGCCGCTCGGCGCCGGACGGCTTCGTCCAACAGCTCTCGCACCCGTTCGGCCGTCGTGTCCAGATCGTCCTCGTGCGGGCGGCTTTCCAGGCGCCAGTAGCGGCGGTGGACGACGCCTTGCGGCGAGGCGGTCACGCAGTGTCCCGGCTTCACCTCGCGGATATCGCGGTACACACCGTGCCCGGGCGTACGCGCCGGCCCCAGGGCAAACACTTCCGCCAGCCCTTCCGCGTCCACCACCGGCCGCACCCGCGGGTGCGCGAGCAGCGCCTTGGGCTCGGAGCCGAACACGAAGCAATCGCCCAGGTCGGCGAAAAACAACGGTTTGACGCCCAGCCGGTCGCGGGCGAGAAACAGCGTCTGCGCCGCCTCATCCCAGACCGCGAAGGCGAAAACGCCGTTGAGCCGCGACAGGCATTCAGGGCCCCAGTGGATGTAGGCCGCCAGCAGCGCTTCGGCGTCGGAGCGGGTGGAAAAGCGCCAGCCCAGGCTTTCCAGCTCCGCCTGCAGCTCGTCGCCGTTGTACAACTCGCCGTCGCAGGTGATGACGTAGGTCTTCTCGCCGACCTGCCTGCCCAGCGGCTGGCCGCAGCTCGCCGGATCCACCACCTCGAGGCGGCGGTGCACCAGCGCGCACGCCTGCGAAAGATAAATGCCTCCCGCGTCGGGGCCCCGGCCAACCAGCGTCTGTTGCATCGCCTGGGCGGTTTCGGGCGCGTTGCGCGCGTCGCCCCGGCGGTCAATCCAACCGGCGATTCCGCACATGTCGACTCCGCTCCTCGTAGGCCTGCAAGCCTAGTCTCCTCCCGCCAGTATAAGCATGGCTCGCGGCGGATGGTGACCGGCCGGAAATCCGGCGCGCCGCGGCCGTCGAATTTGATGCGGCGCGTCGAATTTGATGCGGCACGGGCGCGTGTTATGCGTGTTCTTCCATGGCATCCGGGCCGGGGAGGTCGCTCGGGCCGGGAGGAGTCGCGCCGGCGCGGCGTGAAGGTGTGGGCTGACGAGTACCGCATCCGGAGGCGCGGGTAGAACCGTGCGGGTCAGCGTGGTCATGCCGGTGTTCAACGCACGCCGGACGCTGGAGCGGGCCGTCGCGAGCATCTTGCGCCAGCGGGGCGTCGAAGTGGAGCTGGTTTGCGTCGACGACGGCTCGACCGACGGCAGCCTGGCGCTCTTGCGGAGGCTGGCGGCCGCGGACGGCCGCATCAAGGTTGTCGCGCAGCCGCACCGCGGCATCGTGGCGGCCCTGAACGCGGGGCTGGAGGCCGCGACCCATCCGCTGATCGCCCGCATGGACGCGGACGACGTCGCCCACCCCGACCGGCTGCGCTTGCAGGCCCGGTTCCTGCTCGACAACCCGCACGTGGGGGTCGTGGGGACGCAAGTGCGGTCGTTCCCGGCCGCTGCGGTCACCGAAGCCTTTTACAAGTACGAGGCGTGGTCCAACGCGCTGGTCGACCCCGCGGACATCGCCCGGGAAATTTACGTCGAGAGCCCCATCGTCCATCCTTCGGCCATGTTCCGGCGGGAGGAGGCGCTGCGGCTGGGCGGCTACCGGGAGATGCCGTGGGCGGAAGACTACGATCTCTGGCTGCGGTACCACCAGG
Encoded proteins:
- a CDS encoding NAD synthetase, translated to MSEVIWVEAIYIVAAVLFLLGIKRLGSPATARSGNIMAAIGALLAIGSTFFYAGNLNYVVIVLALAIGSLIGAVWAYKVPMTAMPQTVALFNGFGGGASALIAIAEYLRVRMAGLPFDPYSALSIGFGGAVGALTFSGSVIAFAKLQELMDGRPTVYKYQNETNMIMMAATVILWIAMAFYPSPWVFTLVMLLPFIVGVTGVIRIGGADMPVVISLLNSFSGVAMAGAGFIIHNSILIVAGATVGASGLILTEIMARAMNRTLGNILFSAFGSEVAAVGQAQEKAVRSVTPEEAAMVLAYAQSVIVVPGYGLAVAQAQHDLAELGALLEKRGISVKYAIHPVAGRMPGHMNVLLAEANVPYDKLYDLDEINHEFERTDVVIVIGANDVVNPDARTNPDSPLYGMPILDADKAKSVLVLKRSMNPGFSGVDNPLFYLEKTMMLFGDAKKSVVALVNEIKNL
- a CDS encoding pyridine nucleotide transhydrogenase yields the protein MGEELVIAIYLLVLAAIAGYEVITKVPPILHTPLMSGTNAISGVVVIGALLVTLSNEPGLLQGLGFLAIILATINVVGGFLVTDRMLGMFKRREGDKR
- a CDS encoding NAD(P)(+) transhydrogenase (Re/Si-specific) subunit alpha, translated to MRIAVAKEIVKGERRVALVPDGVAKLKAAGFTVAVQKGAGEAAFFSDADYEKAGAELVEDKRKLWGEADIVLKVQRPVMDEELGVHEVELPKEGGVLVGMLNTLYEPQIAKRLAERNVTGIGLEAIPRIARAQSMDVLSSMASIAGYRATIIAAYHLSRYMPLLITAAGTVAPARGLILGAGVAGLQAIATARRLGAVLEAFDVRPQVKEEVQSLGATFVEVDYGVDTVAEGGYAKELPPDALERQRAAIHERIRGVDFVISTAAVPGKRAPLLITKEMVRDMKPGSVIVDIAAETGGNCELTKPGETVVVNGVTIIGAVNLPSDMATVASQFFSRNVTNLLLHMTKDGRLTFDFNDTITAGVVITHAGEVRHEPTKALLSKKE
- the asnB gene encoding asparagine synthase (glutamine-hydrolyzing), with protein sequence MCGIAGWIDRRGDARNAPETAQAMQQTLVGRGPDAGGIYLSQACALVHRRLEVVDPASCGQPLGRQVGEKTYVITCDGELYNGDELQAELESLGWRFSTRSDAEALLAAYIHWGPECLSRLNGVFAFAVWDEAAQTLFLARDRLGVKPLFFADLGDCFVFGSEPKALLAHPRVRPVVDAEGLAEVFALGPARTPGHGVYRDIREVKPGHCVTASPQGVVHRRYWRLESRPHEDDLDTTAERVRELLDEAVRRRAAASAPICTLLSGGLDSSAVTAFAAAACAERGVGPLPTYSVDYAGNAQHFQPSAYQPDADAPYIELMARRFGTAHRTVLLDARALAEALPAAVRARDLPGMADVDTSLYLFCREIGKEAAVALSGEGADEVFGGYPWFHREELLWADTFPWSRAVAWRASWLAPWLREKIRPEEYAAQRYRESLAEVPHLPGEPPRERRLREVAYLSLTWFMATLLNRQDRMSMAAGLAVRVPFADHRLVEYVWNVPWAMKNCDGREKGLLRRALAGVLPGAILQRRKSPYPKTHQPEYAEAVRRGLLDILGDPASPLAPLLDVPAVRGIASAGPTAAEPWFGQLMAGPQFCAYLIEVDLWLREYKVELQI
- a CDS encoding glycosyl transferase — encoded protein: MRVSVVMPVFNARRTLERAVASILRQRGVEVELVCVDDGSTDGSLALLRRLAAADGRIKVVAQPHRGIVAALNAGLEAATHPLIARMDADDVAHPDRLRLQARFLLDNPHVGVVGTQVRSFPAAAVTEAFYKYEAWSNALVDPADIAREIYVESPIVHPSAMFRREEALRLGGYREMPWAEDYDLWLRYHQAGYALAKLPRVLLGWRMDPNRLSFRDPRCSLGAFFRCKAHFLARDVRVRRGPVVIWGAGMTGRRLGKALLREGVAIEAFVDIAERYVGRTRLGRPVYATGYVSRTDRFVIVAVGAPGARAEIRAQMRAWGRAEGESYIFAA